CCGCCATCGCCAAGGGCGTCGAAGAGGCTCGCAAGGGCTTCTTCCGGGTTCCGCTGATCGGCGGCACCATCGTCCATCCGGTTCAGGGCGAAGCCGCCGCCGGTGTGGTGATGCTGCGTCCGGCCAGCCCCGGTACCGGTGTGATCGCCGGTGGTGCGGCTCGCGCGGTGCTGGAATGCGCCGGCGTGCACGACATCCTGGCCAAGTCGCTGGGCAGCGACAACGCGATCAACGTGGTGCACGCCACCGTTGCCGCGCTGAAGATGCTCCAGCGGCCGGAGGAAGTGGCGGCCCGTCGCGGCCTGCCGCTGGAGGACGTTGCGCCGGCCGGCATGCTGAAGGCCCGGCGCGAGAGCGAAGCGCTGGCTGCCGCAGCAGCGCGTGAGGGATCGGCATAACCATGGCAGAGCTCAAGATCACCCAGGTGCGCGGAACCATCGGCGCACGCTGGAAGCAGCGCGAAAGCCTGCGGACCCTGGGGCTGAAGAAGATTCGTCAGTCTGTGGTGCGTGAGGACAACGCGCAGACCCGCGGTCTGATCAAGGCCGTTCATCACCTCATCGAGGTGGAGGAGGTGAAGTCCTGATGTCCGTTATCAAGCTTCACGACCTGAGGCCCGCCCCCGGAGAGAAGAAGGCCAAGACCCGCGTCGGTCGTGGTGAGGGCTCCAAGGGTAAGACCGCCGGTCGTGGTACCAAGGGCACCAAGGCCCGCAAGAACGTCCCCGCGACGTTCGAGGGTGGCCAGATGCCGATCCACATGCGGCTGCCGAAGCTCAAGGGCTTCAAGAACCGCTTCCGGACCTCCTACGAGGTCGTCAACGTCGGCGACATCGCCAAGGCCTTCCCGCAGGGCGGCACCATCGGTGTCGACGAGCTGGTCGCCAAGGGCCTCGTTCGCAAGAACAGCCTGGTGAAGGTGCTCGGCGACGGCAAGCTGGCCGTCAAGGTCGACGTCACCGCCAACAAGTTCAGTGGTAGCGCCCGTGAGGCGATCACCGCTGCCGGTGGTTCGGCAACCGAGCTGTAACTTTCTGCGCCAGCAGACGAAGATCCCCGCACGCCCGGCGTGCGGGGATCTTTGCGTCTCATAGACCACTGTCCGGCCGCCGGTAGGCTCGTTCCATGTTCGCCTTTCTCCCAGGACTTCCCGGCCAGGATGATCTCAAGGCGTTGGCCCGGCGCGTTGACACCGCCCGGCACAACGGTGTGCCCAGCGGGTGTGTGCTGGAGCTGGACCTGACG
The genomic region above belongs to Mycolicibacterium sp. HK-90 and contains:
- the rpsE gene encoding 30S ribosomal protein S5 yields the protein MAEQATGAGGPGASDNRGGRGRRDDRGGRGGRDSGEKSNYIERVVSINRVSKVVKGGRRFSFTALVIVGDGKGMVGVGYGKAKEVPAAIAKGVEEARKGFFRVPLIGGTIVHPVQGEAAAGVVMLRPASPGTGVIAGGAARAVLECAGVHDILAKSLGSDNAINVVHATVAALKMLQRPEEVAARRGLPLEDVAPAGMLKARRESEALAAAAAREGSA
- the rplO gene encoding 50S ribosomal protein L15; the encoded protein is MSVIKLHDLRPAPGEKKAKTRVGRGEGSKGKTAGRGTKGTKARKNVPATFEGGQMPIHMRLPKLKGFKNRFRTSYEVVNVGDIAKAFPQGGTIGVDELVAKGLVRKNSLVKVLGDGKLAVKVDVTANKFSGSAREAITAAGGSATEL
- the rpmD gene encoding 50S ribosomal protein L30, with the translated sequence MAELKITQVRGTIGARWKQRESLRTLGLKKIRQSVVREDNAQTRGLIKAVHHLIEVEEVKS